One window of the Pan troglodytes isolate AG18354 chromosome 12, NHGRI_mPanTro3-v2.0_pri, whole genome shotgun sequence genome contains the following:
- the LOC104005057 gene encoding Golgi apparatus membrane protein TVP23 homolog B-like: protein MQKRRKLIDQKNPKIRYSVVSFFHLFFQVSAIIVYLLCELLSSSFIACMMTIILLLSCDFWAAKNITGRLMVGLCWWSHIDEDGKNHWVFESRKSSSQDNKTVSEAESRIF from the coding sequence ATGCAGAAGAGGAGAAAACTAATAgaccaaaaaaatccaaaaatcagaTATTCAGTGGTATCGTTTTTCCACTTATTCTTTCAAGTCAGTGCAATCATTGTCTATCTTCTCTGTGAGTTACTCAGCAGCAGCTTTATTGCCTGTATGATGACAATTATCTTGTTGTTGTCATGTGACTTTTGGGCAGCAAAGAATATCACAGGTAGACTAATGGTTGGCCTATGTTGGTGGAGTCACATTGATGAAGATGGAAAGAACCATTGGGTGTTTGAATCTAGAAAGTCATCCTCTCAAGATAATAAAACTGTGTCAGAAGCTGAATCAAGAATCTTTTGA
- the LOC470410 gene encoding methylglutaconyl-CoA hydratase, mitochondrial-like yields MAAAVAAAPGPLGSLHAGGARLVAACSAWLCPGLRLPGSLAGRRVGPAIWAQGWVPAAGGPAPKRGYSSEVKTEDELRVRHLEEENRGIVVLGINRAYGKNSLSKNLIKMLSKAVDALKSDKKVRTIIIRSEVPGIFCAGADLKERAKMSSSEVGLFVSKVRAVINDIANLPVPTIAAIDGLVLGGGLELALACDIRVAASSAKMGLVETKLAIIPGGGGTQRLPRAIGMSLAKELIFSARVLDGQEAKAVGLISHVLEQNQEGDAAYRKALDLAREFLPQGPVAMRVAKLAINQGMEVDLVTGLAIEEACYAQTIPTKDRLEGLLAFKEKRPPRYKGE; encoded by the coding sequence ATGGCGGCCGCGGTGGCGGCGGCACCTGGGCCCTTGGGATCCCTGCATGCTGGCGGCGCCCGCCTGGTGGCCGCTTGCAGTGCGTGGCTCTGCCCGGGGTTGAGGCTGCCCGGCTCGTTGGCAGGCCGGCGAGTGGGCCCGGCGATCTGGGCCCAGGGCTGGGTACCTGCGGCCGGGGGTCCCGCCCCGAAAAGGGGCTACAGCTCTGAGGTGAAGACGGAGGACGAGCTGCGGGTGCGGCACCTGGAGGAGGAGAACCGAGGAATTGTGGTGCTTGGAATAAACAGAGCTTATGGCAAAAATTCACTCAGtaaaaatcttataaaaatgCTATCAAAAGCTGTGGATGCTTTGAAATCTGATAAGAAAGTACGGACCATAATAATCAGGAGTGAAGTCCCAGGGATATTCTGTGCTGGTGCTGACCTTAAGGAAAGAGCCAAAATGAGTTCCAGTGAAGTTGGTCTTTTTGTCTCCAAAGTAAGAGCAGTGATTAACGATATTGCTAATCTTCCAGTACCAACAATTGCAGCAATAGATGGACTCGTTTTAGGTGGTGGTCTTGAACTGGCTTTAGCCTGTGATATACGAGTAGCAGCTTCCTCTGCAAAAATGGGCCTGGTTGAAACAAAATTGGCGATTATTCCTGGTGGAGGGGGGACACAGCGATTGCCACGCGCCATTGGAATGTCCCTGGCCAAGGAGCTCATATTCTCTGCGCGAGTCCTCGATGGCCAAGAAGCCAAAGCAGTGGGCTTAATCAGCCACGTTCTGGAACAGAACCAGGAGGGAGACGCGGCCTACAGAAAGGCCTTGGACCTGGCGAGAGAGTTTTTACCTCAGGGACCTGTTGCAATGAGAGTGGCAAAATTAGCAATTAATCAAGGGATGGAGGTCGATTTAGTAACAGGGTTAGCCATAGAAGAAGCTTGTTATGCTCAGACCATTCCAACAAAAGACAGACTTGAAGGTCTTCTTGCTTTTAAAGAGAAAAGGCCCCCTCGCTATAAAGGAGAATAA